From the genome of Prunus persica cultivar Lovell chromosome G8, Prunus_persica_NCBIv2, whole genome shotgun sequence:
ttcaaACTACACAACAAAccatagaatatatatataatagtaagGCAATAGCTCTTTTATCCAGCATTCCAGCTCTAAttgcctgcctgcctgcctcCATGGAGACGAGTTCTCTATAACTCTGCCCTggaaatatataaattcaatgGAAATGATCAATgaatacaatattttacattaagaaatcaattaaaatcATGTGGTCACATATTGCATGCATTTGAATTTTCCTGtgcttttcttcatgaaaTGCATTTATATATGCTATATTATAATCAGGGCGGAACCACAGCCAAGGCTGTGGTGGACTATAGCCTAGGGaagttttgaagaaaaataaataaataaacctatATCTATATGGCCCACTATAATAATAAAccaatatcttttttttttttttgtttttatgtgtTTAAATTATCTATTACCTTTGACAAAAGGTttttgaataagaaaaaaaaagcctatATGACTCACCATCAACTACAACACATtaggaaaatattattttctcaattttattttctcaatatGTTAATccaattttattattcttgtgtttacaattaatatatattagtctctctgcacgcgcttccgcgcatgcgaggggtttttttttaaaaaaatttaaatttattttagaattaaaaaagataatggatatttgtgttccataaaaataggatccattatctgaattttcttttaattttaatttttttaatacgaaaaattatgaatttaccatattatcctcatttaattaataatttcaattcttaatgtttgcattaaccaagggcattttctggtattttgaatgtttcaccattctctgtcttttactttatatatatagatatatatatgaaacttaattatttatatttttgcacTTTGTATTTGTGAAGCTTATTCGATTGATGACAAGAAACTTTTAGGGATTCACACTGCAAAGgtaagaaatttaaaataaaataaaaatcattagattttaagctaaaaaatttaattaactcacctattaaaaaattcataattccACCCTTATAATATTGCGGGTCCATTGCATAGCTCACATGTAAATGCAGACACAACAATTTATTATATTgctaattgatttatttatcaaattgTGGGTATTATATTGCTAATCTGAATGAGACCAACTGGCATGTGGTCCTATTTTCATACGTAAGTTGAATGTGGATAATGGATTGATGGGCAAGCCAGACCAACCAGACCATCCGaaatatatacttgtttggtaGTGTTTGATGAATTCTATTCATTTTTCTAGATACCAACATtgatctctttctttctttttctttcttttttctttctacctATTGGGTTTCCTGTTGTGCGCTTGTGTACAATTACTTGGAACCATTTTTCGCAATGGGTTTTCAAAGATTAGCCGTATGCATCTGGCCATGATCGCCATGCATTATTAGGCAACAGTACTAACCATACACAGTATAAGTTAATCGATCGGTACGCAACTATTTAGGATTACTTACGAATCACGATTAGGTATCAAATTAACAACAAATGTACATCATTTTCCGTTTCATATGAACCAAATACGAGACTCTCATGtaactaaataaaaacatatattGCCACgccaaaaattaattgaaagtCGTTAAACGTTATTATCAATGGAGGTAGATTGGCTTAtggattaaaaattaataatcctAGGTTCAATGTATGATCGGGATTAATCTCTTTTTAAGTACTTTTGGTTCTGAGAATCCTTCCTGCAAATTCACAATGGCTCGTttgtatttgtaattttgtaaGCGCCAAGTGCCAAGTGCCAAGTGCCAACGACTCCTTAGTCGCGCgcgaaaacttgattttaaaataataaacaagtACCGAGAAAACGCACGTGCTGATCTGTGCAACCTAGGAGGATTTCCCGCGACTAATttaattaagtaattaattaattcaatgCCCTAATGAACCAAATCACATTGGACGGTCCTGATCTATAGACCGTATTTATAATATGCATATTCGAGGGTCAGGATCTAAGGAGTTACGACGCGTTTGCATCATCAACGGCCTTTTGAAAGTAGGGCCCACTGTATTAACTGTTTGTCTGCTGAAAGTGGGGTGCTTTCTGTAGTGACACGTTGGCTTGGATGTCAAAGTCAAAAACACTTTCTCGTTATTGGAAGTTATTACGATTAcgattttctattttataacTTTGATATAATTCAGTTTCAAGCCTTAAGGTTTGTGATAATATCATAAACACCCCCTATTTTTAGAAACATCACAGGCCGACCATTTTGTGTTCATACATAGTAATATAGTATGCATTCCCACGTCAATTATATGATTGTAGTAAGGTTGTCACACATGttagaacaaaataaataaatttgtgtAATATTATGGGAGCAGTAAGAATTGGGGGGAAGATCAAAATGAGGTGGTCATATATTTACCAACGTATATCATTTTcaaactgtttttttattatttattttataataagaaTATACGATATTTGTACAACATACGAACGTTATAATCAAAAATGGCATATTAAGTTCTTAATTATTGGGATCTAAAATAATCATGAAAATGAGACCTCTATTTACATTGACATGAAAATATTGTCACACATTTTTCTTTAGATTAgagttctttattttttaacataaGCGTTATTGGATATAAGGTAATAATCAAACTTAAAATTTAACCAAAGataaatattcttaattatttgaaaTACACGCGACTTACGGAAATTTTCTTCGTTAGAGCTTAacaaatttcatatatttggattcaaagatAATTGAACAAGCTCATattatttgtaaaaaaaacatgaattttctttattaaagtaaataatgaaattgaattgcGAAATTTAGTTTATTGCGCGCCACGTGCAAACTGAAAAACCATGTATGGCGCGTTATGACATTATCTAAAACTCAGGGTGGTTTCTGATATTCTTTGAATTTCGATTTCTACCcgagttattattattttgttgttggaagAGATGTTATCATGTTCAATACTTCTtaacttccttttctttcttctcttgctAAAAAAAACTTCTCCTTTTTATACAACCCCTTTCTAAATTTAAcaactctccctctctccccaATCTGAAGAACAACAACATCtttcaaacccaaaaacagGTCCCAATATTTCTCAAATCACAGcctgattttttaatttttttaaattttaaattcatgtGTTTCATGGTATTTAATTTCCACATGCAGTTACCATCTCAATTATTCTCTTTATATTCTGTTTCGGTTACAAATCCATGAAGGCATTcacaaattttgaaatatcaAAAGTCATAAATGGTGATTTTGCACCTTTATTATCTGCATTATTGTGCTTATAGCAGAAGCTTTTAATTCATGGTTTTTTGCTTCTCATTGTATTGATATTTTTTCAGGGTCGTCTCCATTATATGCATGGTCAAAGTTCAAAACTTTCATGGAAATAGTGAAGTTTGCATGACAAAGGACATCAATTTGTTGATTGTCTGAGCAAATTGAATGAATTTGCGATCTGGGTTTTTGTAAAATCGAGGATCAAACACATTTAAGGAGAAATccatttcagatttttttgtcatttgcaaTCTGGGCATCCTTATTGTTGGTTGGTATGTTAAAGAAGTGGTAGGAAGTAGTGAAATGGGTTAAAATGGatggaaaagaagatggtGAAGCATACGAAGAGCAGGCTTCCTCGCCTATTCAGGTTTTGCAGGAGATATCCGAGGAGGCATTTAAAATGGCAGGGGAGACACTGCAAAACATGTACTCGGGTAATTCGAGCATGCCGCCATTGGCACCAGGGCATAGACGCTCCCAAAGTGAAGTTGTAACTACGAGACACCGGCGCAGTAACAGCTTGCAGAAATTGAAATGTCAAATGCAGAAGGCTTTTAAATGGGGTAGCAATTCGCGGGGGGATTTGCGATTGGCTTTCAATCCTGAGGTTTTGGCAAACCAAAAACGCCAATGGTATCAGCTTCACTCCAGATCAAAGGTGTTTTTCTGTAATTCTTGCTGCCTGGAATCCCACTTAAAAAGCTATATTCTTTATCAATTTATCTTGTGCCTAATGAACTAAAATTTATGATGATTCCATTCTAGGACCGTATAAAATTGTCGGAGCCAGATTCACTGTTTGAGCATTTTATTATCGCGGGGCTTCATCCTGATGTTAACCTTGAGGCTGTGGAGGGTGCATTTGTCAAGAGAAGGAAATGGGAGATGGATATGATAAACTCTGGAATAGTAGACCTTACATTGCTACAGCAGCGGGGACCTCCAATCCCAACATTAGAACCTCAGGTTGACTGCATAACTGCACTTGTTTCAACAGTAATTATGAATATGTTTTCAACACTATCTTTTTAACATTCGGATATGATTTTAGTCGTATTTTCGGACAATGCAATCTGTCCTGATGAGTTTTCCTTGTAGatacaaataattttgaagTTCCTCAATAGAAATACATCGGATCTTAGTtcataaaggagaaaaagaaagagacttTGGATCCATTATCTAACATTTCGGAAGATTTTTACGTACTGCATAAATAGGCAGTCATTTGTGGTTGTCTTCTGGCATGTGATGATAATATACTTATTTTCCAAATGTGTTTACTGGATCCACAGATACTTTTTAAATATCCTCCTGGGAAGCGGCTAGCAATGCGTTTGAAAGATTTAGctgccttttgttttcctgGAGGGGTTAAGGTTTGATATTACTCATTTTCCATGATGCTAAGTTCACTCATTAAACTTATATTCATTTAACACTTTGTTGTATTGATGTAATTCTAAATGATTCTCTTGAGTGGATTTTCATGATACAGGCACGGTTAATGGAGAAGACTCCTTCACTAAGTGATTTGAATCAAGTTGTTTATGGACAGGTGCACACCAAATCATGTATCTTGTACTCTGTGACATATTTATTTCTCACCCCTTCAAAAACCTCCTATTTTTTCCCATCTATCTAACACAACTTCTTGTTTGTTGGATAGTTTGCATCTGTAACAATCTTTTGCAGTAGTGGGTTCTGTATAACAAATCAACATGTGAAGAAAAGTAGCGATTTTAACCTTTTCATCGTATTCTTGTTATATTTCTTCATCTACCTTTtcctatttgcacaaacaaaaacaagtgagaaaaagaagaagaatacaaAGCATAAAGGAGGTGCCACataattatctttttctttgttcttcctTGCTCATACCAGAACCTACGTCTAAACTGTTAGGAAGTGAGACACAATGTATATTAAGCTAACACCCTTTTCCACGTGCAGTCCATACTGCGCCTGGATAGGCAAACATACATGTAGATAGAGAAACATAGGTGCATCCCCAACCTGCACGTTGCAAACTAATAAATAAGTGGGGAACATGGATATGAGGTTTAGAACATGGGACCTCTGGGAGATAAAGCTCTGATATTTGATACCACCATTGAACCTTGAAAGCTTAAACTATTAGGGAATGAGCCAACAATGTTTATCAAGTTAAGATGATCTTTGAAAGCTCTCCTCTTTGTCATCAAGTTAGCCTACTGAAACTCTTTCTCAAATATTTAGGTCGGTACCTTGCCTTTTTCGACAGTCCCAATAGAATTTACTTTTCAGAGTGGAAGCAAAGATAGCAACAATGTTTGGGGCTTGATTGATTTcaaacatttatttttaactaaaCAAAACTGATCTTGTTTCTGGAATAGTCCTAACTTTTATCAATCAGATATATCCTCGTGAAAAAGTGGGAGTCATATCCATTTGACTTGCCACTTCATGTTTTATctcattattttttgattAACTAATGCTATATTAACTTATAAATCTTTAACACAGATAGCACTCTAATTAGTTGATATTCTCTTCAGGAGCATTTAGGCAAAGATGATTTAGCATTTATTTTCTCACTCAAGGTATCTTATGTCTTTATTTGTTGTCCCTTTTGAAGATTTATGCTACCTTCTTGCTTTCGCAGTGtgctatttatatatgtttgtagCACACATGGTTTCTGAAAGTCATCTTTGTGCCCTTTGATCAGGTGGCAGACAATGCAACACTTTATGGTATTTGCCTACATGTGTCAGAAATTGTTCAGAGGCCTCCTGCTATCTTAGGCATCTCATCCCCTCATCCTCATTCATCTGGAGGACTCTTCCGTTTTTTGGTTTCTGCACCTCGATGCTACTGTGTGCTATCCAGGGTTCCTTCTTTTGAGTTACATTACGAGATGCTCAATAGGTAATGCGAtggaattttaatttctctaTAACCTGTAAATATGGTATAGACatttcaaattcattttttatccTCACAAAATCAATTGCTGTATTTTACTTGGATGCAGTATCATTCAAGAGGAGCGTCTGAATCGAATAACACAATTTGCTAGTGAAATATCCCTCCATGATTATGTTCCTACATTGCCCAAAGTACATGATGAAATGAATGATCATGATGATTCCCCTCATAAGGAGTCATTTTATGATTGGATGGACTCTGCAATACCTGTTGACAGTGCACTAGCCTTTACGGCTGCGGGTGCAGGAATTAGATCGGATGATGAGACTCCACCTTCTTCACTCAAGATATGGGAACCTCAGTCCCCTGAAAGTGTTACTGCTAGTGAGAGTTCAGATTTTAGTCAAGTACGGTATTTAGACAAGGATGGTAGAAAGGATTCACAATGTTCTGATGACTATGGTTTTGAGGCCATAGAAACTCACTCGGAGACTTCAGAAAGAATATATGGAAGCTATGGAAATGGCCACACTTCTCCAGAGGTTGGGCCATCTTTCTCCTCCAGGAATCGCACATTGGAGAGTCTTGGGAGTTCTGAATATCTATTTAGGTGGTAAATATATTGTTATCTTACTATTTGGTTTATCATTTTGTGCTTAAgacataaattaattgattgTTTTCAGAAATGGCCATACTTCTCCAGAGGTTGGGACATCATTTTCCTCCAGGAGTCGCACATTGGAACGTCTTGGGAGTTCTGAATCTCTATTCAGGTGGTAAATATATGGTTATCTTACTATTTGACTTGTCCTTTTATTCTTAAGACATAAATTAgtagtttttcttttacccGTTGCTCTGTTGGTATATATGATGTTACATGGGATTCAGTAGTTCTTGAAACATTTCTGTTACTCTTATGCGGTCATTTGGATATACCCATTTataatttctctctcaattctttaTGGCATGTCAAATAACTTAATGATTCCCATTTGTCTAAGTACAACTTCAATAATCTATTATTATCTTTGGCAGTCCAGCTAgaagcatggtatcagaggaTGACGACGATGACCTTTTCTCAAATTGTGAGAAAGAGTTTGGTGATGAATTGATAATGGAATGGGCTAGGGTGAGTTTATCAATTTTTATCAATATCTTCGATGTTtacacaactttttttttctttctatgtaAGTGATATTTTGAATTCCATATGACAGTTATTTTTGTATAAACTCTCTATGATAGGAGAATAAGAACGATTTGCTACAGATTGTTTGTGGTTTTCATGCTCTGCCTCTTCCCCAACCAGGAAGTGAACTAGCTTTTCAACCTCTTGAACATCTACAGGCTATTGAGTATAGGCGACCTCCAGTTACTGCCCTTGGTTTTGATGAAAAAAGTTTCGATTCGTTTGAAGATCCTGGGGTATTTGATTAATTACTCATTGTTCTTAggccactctctctctctctctctctctctctcacacacacacatacacacacacacacatacacacatattttagcattttaTAATATTCACTCAACATTACTTCACCTGGTTAAAGGTCAATGCTAAATTGGCTGCTGCTGAGGAAGCTTTTGCACTATCACTATGGACAACTGCTACAATTTGCCGAGTTCTCTCCCTTGAAAGCGTAAGCTCAATTGTTTTGCTCAAGTCCatgttaaatttgttttattatatggttcagatttttcttcttcttctgtagTAACTAATATATCATCATGTCACGTAATGAGTTTCTATTCTTTCCTATGTGATCAATGTTTTCTCAATATAAGTTTCACAGGAGGAAAATAACACAGCCAGTGAAAATTTGTTTATAAGGCCAGAAATCCCCAAAGatctaacatagaaaaagAATAACTAGACAACCTGTAACTGTATTGATGTGAGCCCTCCATCTGGTAggatttttatcattttcaaatttgaatggAAACAAGGAAAGCTACAAGGACTGTACAACAATTCTTGCTCCTGTGACCTTTGTAACACAAAGTAAAAGTGCCGTATAAAGCCAAAACCTTCGAGGAAACACCACAACTCTAAAGATAGCCCAATTTTGTGGACAATTATCATCTTCGTATGGCCATCTGAGTTAAGTCAATTGAGTGAGACTAAAAGCAACAATGGTACCACCACTGAAAATGACGTTCATGCTTTAGCTTATCTCATTTTCATGCGATTTACCTCTTAATAAGTTGGTAGATAAGGTACTTAGATACAGAAACAATATGGAGAACTTGTTAGCATAGTTCTTCTGGAAATGCTTGGTACATGATCTTAAGCCTTCACATTTTGACCTAACAGTATCTTTGAAAGTGGGCTGATGTTTGTGGTCAAGAATGTACCCGCTTTTCCCCAGCAAAAAGAAAGTTTATTTTGTCCCCCCAGTAAATCTTGTTGTCTACTTTTGTTAATTCATAACTGGTgtttttttccagattttaGCGTTGGTTGCGGGTGTATTACTAGAAAAACAAGTGGTAGTAGTGTGTCCGAATCTGGTGAGTTAATCTTTGTATTGGAATTACTTTGTCAATCCTGAgagcaatttttttcttcttcatattttgaCCATTTGACACTTCACTAATGCAGGGTGTGCTATCAGCTACAGTGTTATCTCTCATTCCCATGATTCGTCCATTTCAATGGCAGAGTTTAATGCTTCCTGTAAGCTCAATATTATTAGAGTTCTGCATCTACTTTAATTGGTTTATATATGTGAGTTTATGTGTACTTTAACGAAACTTGGGAAGTCTGAGTTCTTAAATATTTAATGGGAAAACTGTTCTGGGGTTTTATCGTAAATAAAGTTTGTTAGTTTTAAACCCCTTCAACAATACTGAATTTCCACCAATGAGGATTACATGCATAAACGATGGTGCTTTGTTCAGTATACATAAATGCTTCCTAATACACTGACTTCACTCTTGGATTTGTCCTGTCCTTGtattacacacacacacacacacacacacacacacacactgttCTTTGATAATATTGTTTCGTCTCGGATGGTCGTTTACCAAGTATTCTATAGGTGCACTAGTACTTCATTATGgacattatattttcttaagtttCTTCAATATTCTTCAGGTTCTACCAGGGAaaatgcttgattttcttgacGCCCCAGTTCCGTTTATTGTGAGTTTCATCCCATATTAATCTTCGTACTTGTATCTTTTGTTATGTGTATTCCATTGCATTTTGTTGTATGGCTAGTTAAGTTTAAGGCTTGATTAAACTCAGTTGATTGCTTTGATTGAATATTTACCAAACCAGAATTCTATAGGGGATGCCAAAGCGAAATGCATAATATTGCTTTGCTTGGAATTCTATTTTGTTCCTAGATTATATATAGGAAATACTTACTTACTTCTAGAAAATTCATGTCACTCTAAGTTCGAACTTGAATTTCAGGGGTTGAAAGAAAATGGTACCATTGTTTCcagtttaatttcctttttgctCTTATCATTTTGCAGATCGGGATACAACAAATTCCTGCAGATCTAAAGAGGAAAGCATGGGATCCTGTTCAAGTTAATGTGCAAAAGGATCAGGTTTcttattttaacttttttccGCTAACTTTTTTCCTCTGTCAAATATAGATGATCTCTAAAACACAATggaaagattttgtttttgaatttttgcatGCTTGAGAATCACACAATTGAAATTGATCATTCTAGAACtgatgaaattttgaaatttgttgCAGTTTATAAGTTTCCTTTTGGACTAAGAATGTCTTTTTGTCTTTGGGTCGAGGACTACCAATGTATGCGCTTCAaattgtcttttttattttatattttataaggatgaaaaaacataaaaatttctGTGGTCTTCCACCTTGTATCTCTTGCGAACTACGGAATGCTCAGTTTTCCTTGCAACTACTTTGATGCAATTATGAtgtattttatagttttcAATAATTACCCAAAAATTTGCAAACTAAGAATAATAAGTATCCTTGCCGTTACTTTATTGCTCATGCAGGTGAAAATGTGTCATTTGCCAACACTTCCAAGACATAAAGATCTAGCCTCTGAACTAGGGCCCATCCATGCTAGACTGTCACGTGAAGGTTCATTTGCTAAAAAGCATCCTGTATATAGGTGCAACGAAGTGCAGGTTTACTGTCATACTTGCATGCTTACTGCTTCTGCTCGTGATTCTGATGGATTTACACTAACAAAGAGTGATGTTGCAAACTTCACTCTCATACTTGCATGCCTACTGCTTTTGCTCGTTACTTGTATTATGGAAAAATGTTTTAGACTCTATAATTAAAGGCCTGGGGTCATCCCGTAGCTAACGAGTGCAAAGAGagtttttaagttttcaaTAATATGGTTATGATACTTTTCTAAGCAGTTTCACTCTTTTATGTTTCAGGTCGAAGCTGCAGGTCAGTTTTTAGACGTCATGAAGAACTACTTGGAGTCACTTTGTTCTGAGCTAAGGTCTTATACAATAACGAGTGTACAATCAAACAATGACAGGGTAGAGAAATTAATGCCATAGTTTCTATATTCCTCCAAATCTTCAATAATATATAACTGTAAGTAGCTAAATATCACAGAAGACCTGGCTTATTATACTTTTTTGACATGTAAATTTTTTCCTGTCTATTCAGGTTTCTTTACTTCTTAAAGATAGCTTCATTGATTCCTTTCCTAGCAAGGACCGGTCATTTATCAAGGTAACGTGCAATTCTTTCTAAATGTCTCATGCATATTTCATTACATTTACTTATCTATTTAGGTTAAGTTGTAGTTGAAAGCGGTTATTTTATCACCTTTCTATTATTTCATCTGCAACTTTTGGCTTCTACAGTTGTTTGTAGACACACAAATGTTCACTGTTCTATCGGACTCTCGCCTGTCAAGCTTTGAGAATGGTGACCCCTAAGTTAAACCTTTTACAAGTTTAAGTGCATCGTTGTAAGATTCCAAGTTGGAACTCAAAGATTTTCTCAAGGGTAATGGCTTCTGCAACAGTTGACGAATCACAAGGCACAACTAATTCAGAGTGAAGGGGCGGAATGGCTTATGGTCCTTTTGGTGATGGCCTGTCCAGGAATTTGCCAACCTAATATGGTTACGTCACTATCTCTTGCAAACTGCTGGCTAAAGCCTGCGGCAAATACTTTGTAACATAAGTTATAGTCAAAATTGCAAAATCCCCACACCACCATCTATTGTAGTGCACACACTAAAGGATCATAATCCCAAttattttatgggattttatgTTGGATCTATAAGAAACTTCCATGTCGTTCAAAATCTTGTAAATGTCAATAGACAAAACATAGTATTACGAGACTCTTTTTCTTATCAAATATGTTTTAGCCGCTGATGCTTAACTTGTTATTGCCATAGGTAAATGTGAATTGCATCGAAATACATTTCCCTAATTTTGAGGGCAGGATAATCTCGACTATTTTCAATGAATTGCGAGGCTgagcataaacaaaaaacctGATTTCAGTAAATGTAAACACAATTGTAATATAGCACATACCCTTGTATTATTTGTTTTACATGCAAACACAGTTTCCAacccccaaaagaaaaatgtttcCACTAAACCTGCTCTTCATTTTGATCACATATACATTGCCATAGTCTAATTTCTGAGGGCAATGTGGCATCGACCGCATTTCTGTTTACATTTACATTGTCATTTGATGCAGTGGCTAATGTCATCGGTTAATTCTTGCATAAGCACTGTACAGAAGTAAGGTGTTATGCAAGGGCTGCCTCAAAGTAGCCTCTGGTTTCTGCCCTGTTACAGCAATTGCGTTTTCTAGAAATGGCAACATTAATCAAATCATTTCTCTTCATCCTCGGAGTCCGATTTTGCAAAAACTGTTTCGGGCTGGGTTTGTGCATAAGCTGGAGCAATGTACTTTGGATCTTTTGCTGCAACATCCGCAAACTTCAGTATGGCTTCTCTGGGATCTTCCTCCATCCAAGTCTCCTTGATCATGCCCCCTTGCTGAGACGGCACTCAAAGGATGAGTATCTTTTCTACAGTTGCATtaaatttggaaagaaaagataaataatcAATGGAGAAATAACCATTACCTTCATAAGGTACTGGGTCAATAAGCTTCCTTTACTTGCGCCTACTCGTCCACCAAAGCCTGGGCCTGTCATGGGAAGTTCAGGCTTATGGGATTTCAGTGGGTCCTTCAATGTTTTCTCTCGCTCACGCTTACGGCTTGGTTGATCTCTAAATAAAGGTAGAGCATGAGGGTTGTGAATCACTGGTTTTG
Proteins encoded in this window:
- the LOC18767999 gene encoding uncharacterized protein LOC18767999 isoform X1; protein product: MDGKEDGEAYEEQASSPIQVLQEISEEAFKMAGETLQNMYSGNSSMPPLAPGHRRSQSEVVTTRHRRSNSLQKLKCQMQKAFKWGSNSRGDLRLAFNPEVLANQKRQWYQLHSRSKDRIKLSEPDSLFEHFIIAGLHPDVNLEAVEGAFVKRRKWEMDMINSGIVDLTLLQQRGPPIPTLEPQILFKYPPGKRLAMRLKDLAAFCFPGGVKARLMEKTPSLSDLNQVVYGQEHLGKDDLAFIFSLKVADNATLYGICLHVSEIVQRPPAILGISSPHPHSSGGLFRFLVSAPRCYCVLSRVPSFELHYEMLNSIIQEERLNRITQFASEISLHDYVPTLPKVHDEMNDHDDSPHKESFYDWMDSAIPVDSALAFTAAGAGIRSDDETPPSSLKIWEPQSPESVTASESSDFSQVRYLDKDGRKDSQCSDDYGFEAIETHSETSERIYGSYGNGHTSPEVGPSFSSRNRTLESLGSSEYLFRNGHTSPEVGTSFSSRSRTLERLGSSESLFSPARSMVSEDDDDDLFSNCEKEFGDELIMEWARENKNDLLQIVCGFHALPLPQPGSELAFQPLEHLQAIEYRRPPVTALGFDEKSFDSFEDPGVNAKLAAAEEAFALSLWTTATICRVLSLESILALVAGVLLEKQVVVVCPNLGVLSATVLSLIPMIRPFQWQSLMLPVLPGKMLDFLDAPVPFIIGIQQIPADLKRKAWDPVQVNVQKDQVKMCHLPTLPRHKDLASELGPIHARLSREGSFAKKHPVYRCNEVQVEAAGQFLDVMKNYLESLCSELRSYTITSVQSNNDRVSLLLKDSFIDSFPSKDRSFIKLFVDTQMFTVLSDSRLSSFENGDP
- the LOC18767999 gene encoding uncharacterized protein LOC18767999 isoform X3; its protein translation is MDGKEDGEAYEEQASSPIQVLQEISEEAFKMAGETLQNMYSGNSSMPPLAPGHRRSQSEVVTTRHRRSNSLQKLKCQMQKAFKWGSNSRGDLRLAFNPEVLANQKRQWYQLHSRSKDRIKLSEPDSLFEHFIIAGLHPDVNLEAVEGAFVKRRKWEMDMINSGIVDLTLLQQRGPPIPTLEPQILFKYPPGKRLAMRLKDLAAFCFPGGVKARLMEKTPSLSDLNQVVYGQEHLGKDDLAFIFSLKVADNATLYGICLHVSEIVQRPPAILGISSPHPHSSGGLFRFLVSAPRCYCVLSRVPSFELHYEMLNSIIQEERLNRITQFASEISLHDYVPTLPKVHDEMNDHDDSPHKESFYDWMDSAIPVDSALAFTAAGAGIRSDDETPPSSLKIWEPQSPESVTASESSDFSQVRYLDKDGRKDSQCSDDYGFEAIETHSETSERIYGSYGNGHTSPEVGPSFSSRNRTLESLGSSEYLFRNGHTSPEVGTSFSSRSRTLERLGSSESLFSPARSMVSEDDDDDLFSNCEKEFGDELIMEWARENKNDLLQIVCGFHALPLPQPGSELAFQPLEHLQAIEYRRPPVTALGFDEKSFDSFEDPGVNAKLAAAEEAFALSLWTTATICRVLSLESILALVAGVLLEKQVVVVCPNLGVLSATVLSLIPMIRPFQWQSLMLPVLPGKMLDFLDAPVPFIIGIQQIPADLKRKAWDPVQVNVQKDQVKMCHLPTLPRHKDLASELGPIHARLSREGSFAKKHPVYRCNEVQVEAAGQFLDVMKNYLESLCSELRFLYFLKIASLIPFLARTGHLSSCL
- the LOC18767999 gene encoding uncharacterized protein LOC18767999 isoform X2 encodes the protein MDGKEDGEAYEEQASSPIQVLQEISEEAFKMAGETLQNMYSGNSSMPPLAPGHRRSQSEVVTTRHRRSNSLQKLKCQMQKAFKWGSNSRGDLRLAFNPEVLANQKRQWYQLHSRSKDRIKLSEPDSLFEHFIIAGLHPDVNLEAVEGAFVKRRKWEMDMINSGIVDLTLLQQRGPPIPTLEPQILFKYPPGKRLAMRLKDLAAFCFPGGVKARLMEKTPSLSDLNQVVYGQVADNATLYGICLHVSEIVQRPPAILGISSPHPHSSGGLFRFLVSAPRCYCVLSRVPSFELHYEMLNSIIQEERLNRITQFASEISLHDYVPTLPKVHDEMNDHDDSPHKESFYDWMDSAIPVDSALAFTAAGAGIRSDDETPPSSLKIWEPQSPESVTASESSDFSQVRYLDKDGRKDSQCSDDYGFEAIETHSETSERIYGSYGNGHTSPEVGPSFSSRNRTLESLGSSEYLFRNGHTSPEVGTSFSSRSRTLERLGSSESLFSPARSMVSEDDDDDLFSNCEKEFGDELIMEWARENKNDLLQIVCGFHALPLPQPGSELAFQPLEHLQAIEYRRPPVTALGFDEKSFDSFEDPGVNAKLAAAEEAFALSLWTTATICRVLSLESILALVAGVLLEKQVVVVCPNLGVLSATVLSLIPMIRPFQWQSLMLPVLPGKMLDFLDAPVPFIIGIQQIPADLKRKAWDPVQVNVQKDQVKMCHLPTLPRHKDLASELGPIHARLSREGSFAKKHPVYRCNEVQVEAAGQFLDVMKNYLESLCSELRSYTITSVQSNNDRVSLLLKDSFIDSFPSKDRSFIKLFVDTQMFTVLSDSRLSSFENGDP